Proteins co-encoded in one Bactrocera dorsalis isolate Fly_Bdor unplaced genomic scaffold, ASM2337382v1 BdCtg348, whole genome shotgun sequence genomic window:
- the LOC105222243 gene encoding DNA polymerase subunit gamma-2, mitochondrial: MKQLKQVIEALHSSQYLSASIGSNGSINNCKLLENGIKYSEQLLLHWRRTHSLDKEVRNSFIDIIEDDALVDSNNRSNFIFSKQFHDGIRHLCSKSANQQYPAVWKTVQKIHANHLNEVALNHFDVSTTRIRTYLFTYYLTHPAKGVSDFFKAQRECKIWWMRFSTDPSKYYLDPYKFSDISESTVPPGTQSITIKSKLPYATLDVESITLVPLLKTHLDEKINAFLSNNTIGEDIAPAVIRSVIDLQAATSAVLFDSVDNEHESTLLLNRKLAPYQCVVACCHQGNKLIDLEDLCLHINNVLLRSGLRLKSENMIFTQCFNKMEEELYKCDSLGIPYAVIVNESTLLNGLLKLRSRDTTLEETIHISDLPNYLLQIFSN; encoded by the exons ATGAAGCAGTTGAAACAAGTTATTGAGGCTTTACATTCATCTCAATATTTAAGTGCTTCTATTGGCTCTAATGGATCAATAAACAACTGTAAGTTGTTAGAAAATGGTATTAAATATAGTGAGCAACTGTTGCTCCATTGGCGTAGGACACATTCATTAGATAAGGAAGTACGCAATAGTTTCATCGATATCATTGAAGATGATGCCTTAGTTGACTCTAATAATAgatctaattttatattttcgaaacaaTTTCATGACGGCATTAGACATTTATGTAGTAAATCGGCAAATCAACAATATCCCGCAGTTTGGAAAACGGTACAAAAAATACATGCTAATCATTTAAATGAAGTAGCCTTAAACCATTTTGATGTTTCTACAACGAGAATTCGTACATACTTATTCACATATTATTTAACTCATCCGGCGAAAGGTGttagtgatttttttaaagctCAACGTGAATGCAAAATCTGGTGGATGCGCTTTAGTACTGATCCCAGCAAATACTATTTAGATCCATATAAATTTAGTGACATTTCGGAGTCAACAGTACCTCCTGGCACCCAATCGATtacaattaaatcaaaattaccCTATGCTACACTAGATGTGGAGTCAATAACATTAGTTCCTTTATTAAAAACGCATCtggatgaaaaaataaatgcatttttatcaaataataCAATTGGTGAAGATATCGCACCTGCCGTTATACGGTCAGTTATTGATCTGCAGGCTGCAACAAGTG CGGTTCTCTTCGATAGCGTGGATAACGAACATGAAAGTACTTTGTTGCTCAATAGAAAATTAGCTCCTTATCAATGTGTCGTAGCTTGCTGTCATCAAG gtAACAAATTGATCGACTTGGAAgacctttgtttacatataaaCAACGTGCTATTGCGGTCCGGTCTACGTTTGAAATcagaaaatatgatttttaccCAATGCTTCAATAAAATGGAAGAAGAACTTTATAAATGTGATAGCCTAGGCATACCATATGCAGTGATCGTCAACGAAAGCACCCTTCTGAATGGCCTATTGAAACTACGTAGTCGTGATACCACCTTAGAGGAAACGATACATATTAGCGATTTGccaaattatttattacaaatattttctaactaa